One part of the Humulus lupulus chromosome 9, drHumLupu1.1, whole genome shotgun sequence genome encodes these proteins:
- the LOC133800227 gene encoding uncharacterized protein LOC133800227, whose amino-acid sequence MGSSRIAQVDLDEVQVESLFWSSTVVCQVLGANPPFAIFEGFIKRIWGKLGIERIARLNNGLTLVNFRDELTRDLVLEAGVLHFDRKPAIVKPWSADLDTLKAVKSVPVWVRLPGLGLQYWGTKCLSALMSTIGVPILIDKVTKDKSMMQFARVLVEIEFSEDLPKSVQFLNEKGQLMEQLLEFEWLPTQCRGCKVYGHTKRMCNKKPSEIWRHKTRIGEDEARQVPVAQTFVSEVKETVNTETRPHVSVNGNVDTEAHSVNSKELDKPQESSKKTVPKSSVVNQIRTPGTKTNDGGSLLETKLWGDKIKNMMQSFFRGWSYFSGLVLEGRLLLIWQQNLVSVAVLKETDQLLHACVKGLRTNKKICVTFVYGRNSIDERVALWRDLTNLCFPAAAWLLTGDFNAIFESEDRIVFKNEDWLDFFPQSEAVFNWQLHSDHCYCIIKPEVSVNCGVKIFKFFNMWTNHENCKTTVMQSWCKPIRGSRLVRICKKLSRLQLVLRKFNRHIMGDVAQNYMLAKEKFQAAQISLQSNPHSVNLQRLEAGVGDKLARIYESFLKQKSKVDWLRFGDDNTTYFHACLKQRRASNCITSVVTEFGQSIENFDDVVDHFVTHFQKIMGSKSMASRSNQKSCFDLGHKLTLDQQVSLVKPFSTKEVKEALFSINSIKSLGPDGFGSGFFKVLWRELEAEISAAILDFFECGNLPEEVNKATISLIPKTETHSRAADYRPIACCNSIYKCISKILCSRLASVLPSLVHQNQGAFVKNRLLAHNILILQVIIKGYKWKNISPRCVLKIDLSKAYDMLDWNFLEDILTEFCFLVKFINWVMACLKDPTYLILMNGKVQGEFKGRKGLRQGDLISPLLFVLAIEYCTRLLRQASMDKGFRFHPKCKHLKIVNLCFADDLVIFCKGVNSSVQIIRDSFNEFCCASGLTANKDNSQVYFGGVAEKETQNLLEGLRFTEGNFPLKYLGVPLRTTRWKAGDCSLIIKNIQLKLHTWESRHLSFARRAQLINSVLLSIRSFWMSIFILPKSVTKEVDRLCINFLWGVKDNNIQRSKMHFTAWDQGQDFWHYRASQDVSWYWRRLVKFRDDFPAHRLDEAVNHSKLCLKILYHRLLNKDRVFFANVIRGQVESWLGRGIWPNQYDEWCSWMAGKPKGLKQSVISAALATTVYMSWRNMNNCIFKFSSFSVGFVINLIKYFVRGRLLSHTKKNIRKNDLAFFDKVVQM is encoded by the exons atgggTTCAAGTCGAATAGCACAAGTCGACTTGGACGAGGTCCAAGTTGAAAGCCTATTCTGGAGTTCAACGGTGGTTTGCCAGGTGCTTGGGGCTAACCCTCCATTTGCTATTTTCGAAGGTTTTATCAAGAGGATATGGGGTAAACTTGGCATTGAGAGAATTGCTAGGCTGAATAATGGGCTCACACTTGTTAATTTTCGTGATGAACTCACTAGGGATTTGGTTTTGGAAGCTGGGGTGCTACATTTTGACAGGAAGCCAGCGATAGTGAAGCCTTGGTCTGCTGATTTAGATACTCTGAAGGCAGTGAAGTCAGTTCCTGTATGGGTTAGACTGCCAGGTCTTGGGCTGCAATATTGGGGCACTAAGTGCTTGAGTGCGCTTATGAGCACGATTGGGGTACCGATCTTGATAGATAAAGTTACGAAGGACAAATCTATGATGCAGTTTGCTAGAGTTTTAGTGGAGATAGAATTTTCGGAGGATCTCCCTAAATCGGTTCAATTTCTCAATGAGAAAGGGCAGCTAATGGAGCAACTTCTGGAGTTTGAGTGGCTTCCTACTCAATGTAGGGGGTGTAAAGTGTATGGCCATACTAAAAGAATGTGTAATAAGAAGCCCTCTGAGATTTGGAGACACAAAACCAGAATTGGAGAGGATGAGGCCAGGCAAGTCCCTGTGGCTCAGACATTTGTTTCAGAGGTCAAAGAGACAGTGAATACTGAGACTAGGCCTCATGTTTCAGTAAATGGGAATGTGGATACTGAGGCTCATTCTGTGAATTCTAAGGAGTTGGACAAGCCCCAGGAGAGTTCAAAGAAAACTGTTCCTAAGTCATCTGTTGTAAACCAGATTCGTACACCAGGTACTAAGACGAATGATGGAG GTTCCTTGTTGGAGACCAAACTTTGGGGTGATAAGATTAAGAATATGATGCAATCTTTTTTCAGAGGCTGGAGCTATTTTTCTGGTTTAGTTTTAGAAGGCAGATTGTTGCTTATTTGGCAGCAAAATTTGGTGTCTGTAGCTGTTCTTAAAGAAACCGATCAGTTACTTCATGCTTGTGTCAAGGGTCTAAGGACTAATAAAAAAATTTGTGTGACGTTTGTTTATGGTAGAAATTCAATTGATGAAAGAGTGGCTCTTTGGAGGGATCTGACTAACCTTTGTTTTCCAGCTGCTGCTTGGCTGTTAACTGGGGATTTTAATGCTATTTTTGAGAGTGAGGACAGAATTG TTTTTAAGAATGAAGATTGGTTGGACTTTTTTCCTCAATCCGAGGCTGTGTTCAACTGGCAACTTCATTCTGACCATTGCTATTGCATTATCAAACCAGAGGTTTCTGTGAACTGTGGTGTTAAAATTTTCAAGTTCTTCAATATGTGGACAAATCATGAAAACTGTAAGACTACTGTCATGCAAAGCTGGTGCAAACCTATTCGAGGGTCTAGGCTGGTTCGTATCTGTAAAAAACTGAGCAGGCTTCAGTTGGTGCTTCGAAAGTTTAATAGGCATATCATGGGGGATGTTGCCCAGAATTATATGTTGGCTAAGGAGAAGTTTCAGGCTGCCCAGATTTCCCTGCAGAGTAATCCTCATTCGGTTAATCTTCAAAGACTTGAAGCTGGAGTAGGTGACAAGCTTGCCAGAATTTATGAGAGTTTCCTGAAACAGAAAAGTAAAGTGGACTGGCTGCGTTTTGGTGATGACAACACGACTTATTTTCACGCCTGTTTAAAACAAAGGAGAGCCTCTAACTGTATCACTTCTGTAGTAACTGAATTTGGTCAGAGTATTGAAAACTTTGATGATGTTGTGGATCATTTTGTGACTCATTTCCAGAAAATTATGGGAAGCAAAAGCATGGCCTCTAGATCCAATCAGAAATCTTGTTTTGATCTGGGTCATAAACTGACCCTGGATCAGCAGGTTAGCTTAGTAAAGCCATTCTCTACCAAGGAAGTTAAAGAGGCGTTATTTAGCATTAACTCTATTAAAAGTCTGGGGCCTGATGGGTTTGGCTCGGGCTTTTTCAAAGTGCTATGGAGAGAGTTAGAGGCTGAAATCTCAGCAGCCATTTTGGATTTCTTTGAGTGTGGTAATCTGCCAGAGGAAGTTAATAAGGCTACTATTTCCTTGATCCCTAAGACTGAGACTCATTCTCGAGCAGCGGATTATAGGCCTATTGCGTGTTGCAATTCTATTTACAAATGCATTTctaaaattctttgtagtagATTGGCATCGGTGCTTCCAAGTCTTGTCCATCAAAATCAAGGAGCCTTTGTTAAAAACAGGTTATTGGCGCATAATATTCTTATTCTTCAAGTTATTATTAAAGGCTATAAGTGGAAAAACATTTCCCCTAGGTGTGTTTTGAAGATTGACTTGAGCAAAGCCTATGATATGTTAGATTGGAATTTTTTGGAGGATATTCTTACTGAATTCTGTTTTCTAGTTAAATTCATCAATTGGGTCATGGCTTGCTTGAAGGATCCAACTTATTTGATTCTTATGAATGGGAAGGTTCAAGGGGAGTTTAAAGGTCGGAAGGGGCTAAGGCAAGGGGACCTGATTTCTCCTTTGTTGTTTGTATTAGCTATTGAATATTGTACCCGGTTACTAAGGCAAGCTTCCATGGACAAGGGGTTCCGGTTTCATCCCAAGTGTAAGCACCTTAAAATTGTCAATCTCTGTTTTGCAGATGACTTGGTCATATTTTGCAAGGGGGTCAATAGCTCGGTTCAGATTATAAGGGATAGTTTTAATGAGTTCTGTTGTGCTTCTGGTTTGACGGCCAATAAGGACAATTCTCAGGTTTATTTTGGTGGTGTGGCTGAAAAAGAGACTCAGAATTTGCTTGAGGGGCTTCGATTCACTGAAGGAAATTTCCCCCTAAAATATTTGGGAGTTCCTCTTCGAACAACAAGATGGAAGGCTGGTGATTGTTCTCTCATTATCAAAAATATTCAGCTAAAATTACATACTTGGGAGAGTCGTCACCTATCTTTTGCGAGGAGGGCACAATTAATCAACTCGGTGCTTCTGAGTATAAGATCTTTTTGGATGAGTATCTTCATTCTCCCTAAGAGTGTCACCAAGGAGGTGGATCGGCTTTGCATAAACTTTCTTTGGGGAGTTAAGGATAATAATATTCAGCGAAGTAAGATGCATTTTACTGCTTGGGATCAG GGTCAAGATTTCTGGCATTATAGAGCTTCTCAGGATGTGAGTTGGTATTGGAGAAGATTGGTTAAGTTTAGAGATGATTTCCCTGCTCATAGGCTTGATGAGGCAGTCAATCATAGCAAACTTTGTTTGAAAATTCTGTATCACAGGTTACTTAACAAGGACAGAGTTTTCTTTGCGAATGTG ATTAGAGGTCAGGTGGAAAGCTGGCTGGGAAGAGGTATTTGGCCGAATCAATATGATGAGTGGTGTTCTTGGATGGCTGGTAAACCAAAGGGGCTGAAGCAATCTGTGATTTCTGCTGCTTTAGCAACAACTGTTTACATGTCATGGAGGAATATGAACAATTGTATTTTTAAGTTTAGCTCTTTTTCTGTGGGCTTTGTTATTAATTTGATCAAGTACTTTGTGAGGGGTAGGCTTCTTAGTCATACTAagaagaatataaggaaaaatgaTCTAGCTTTTTTTGATAAAGTTGTTCAGATGTAA